GCCAATTGATTAAAAATAGCAATTACGATAATTATGATTTGGCCGACTTAAATGAATTACTTTTTTTGATAAGCTTGAAAACATCTAACTTCGACAATGGTATTCGCATCATTGACGAGGCATTAAAAAATGAGCCGGACAGTTTTCGTACCCCTTCATTAGTGAAGTCTAAAATCGAACTTTTAGAAAGTGCCGACCAAAAAGGAGAAGTGAAAAAGGTAATCTCATCCTATTTATATCTTCCTGAAATCCGAAAGATCAGATTGAAAGAATTGATTGCTGAAAAACAATATGAAAACGCCCTTGCACTAATTGATGAAGGAATTAGCATGGCTAAAGAAAAAGGGCATCCGGGAACAGTAACAGACTGGAAAAATGAAAAATTGTCAGTCTATCAGCTGATGGGGAATAAAGAAAAAGTAATTGAATTAGCAGAAGATTTATTCGTTAACGGGAGAGAAAGCATGAAATATTACCATACTTTAAAAGCTGTTATCCCTACCGAAAAATGGATAAGCTATCTCGATGATTTTCTCTGCAAATCAGAAAAACGACAAAGATGGGGATTAGGACCCATATATGCCCGGATTTATATTGAGGAAAAATATTGGGATAGACTAATGAATTACATTGAAAAAAACATTCAATTAGGAAAATACAGTTCATTGGTAGAGTATGAATCCTATTTGATAAACCGTTATCCGGAACGGATGTTAGCCTTTTATAAGACACAAATTACCGATTACGCTGCGAAAAACATGGGGAGAGACCATTACCAATATGTAGCTGATGTTTTGAAAAAGATGAAAACATATTCCGGTGGAGAAAAAATAGTCAATACGCTTTTAATACACTTCAAATCCATTTATTCTAAGCGTCGTGCCATGATGGAAGAATTGAGTAAAGTATGAATGATAACTACTATAGACTTAGAGAATAATTGATATATACAAAAAGGAAATAAAGAAAGCGTGTACCTTACTTTTCTACAGAAAATTATCTACCTTTAGAACGGTTTCTTTACTTAACACTTTAATTCCATAAGTATGAAAATCCATTTACTCTGGCTTTTGCTACTACCTATGACAATTCTCCGGATTTCTGCGCAAGAAGTGATTCAAGTCACCCAGTTCGGTGCGGTACCCAACTCTCACGCCAACGCAATGTCTGCTATAAAACAAGCACTTGCATATTGTAAGGACAAATCCGACATTATTCTCAATTTTCCTACGGGACGTTACGACTTCTGGCCTACCCCAGATGAAAACAAAACAGATAATATTGGTTTCGATCTTTATAAAATGAACCGGCTTACCATCGAAGGGAACGGCTCAGAGTTTATATTCCATGGCTGGATGGGAATTGCACAGGTAAAATCCTGCTCCGACATCCGATTTAAAAACTTCTCCGTAGATTGGGACCGTCCGCTGATCTCACAAGCCGAAATTGTCCACTCAACCGATTCTTACCTGGATGTAAAAATAGACCGAAAAAGCTATCCTTATATCATTGAAAATAAAAAAATATTTTTCTTGGGCGAAGACTGGAAGCTTCCGGTCTTAACCGTTTACAATAATCTGTATGACAAAAAGAAGAAAGAAATCGTCTATAATACTTGGGACGATCCTTTAGGCAATATATTCGAACAGCAGGCTGAAGAACTGGAAGGAGGCATCGTCCGGTTTTATGGAAAGCCCCCTATAAAACCTGAACGTGGAACATACGTTTCCTTATTCCATGCACGTTATGCCATTGTTGGATTCCATTTACAAAAAAGCAAAGACATATTACTTGAAAACCTCCAAATTTATCATTGCCTAAGCCATGGTGTGTTAGGCGACCGTACCGAAAACATTACGATGAATAACGCATCCATGAAAGTAAACGATACAAAAGGACGCGTATTCAGCATTATAGCGGATGCGTCCCATTTTGTAAACTGCAAAGGTGTAATTAAGGTAGAAAACTGCGCACACACCGGACAAGGAGACGATTTCATGAATGTACACGGCCGAAATGTTATCATTACGGATATATCCGACAACAAAACTATTGAAGTAAAAACCGATGGATCTTATATGGCTCCCACCGATCAAGTCTGGTTTATCAAGCAGGAGGATGCGCAACGGGGAGAAATACGAACCGTAAAAACAGTTGTTCCCATTACAACGCAAAATAAAATAACCGGCTACAAAATATCCTTTACTAAGCCCCTTCCTAAAGGAATTAAAAAAAATGACTTTATAGAAAATAAGACATGGACAGCTGGCCTGGAATTAAGAAATTGTCAAATCTTAAAACGCCACCGCGCCAGAGGAATCCTTGTTACCACACCGAAGAAAGTAATAATAGAAAATAATTATTTCCGTACCGCCGGAACTGCCATACTCATTGAAGGAGATACGGATTATTGGTATGAATCAGGGGCTAATAATAACGTACAAATACGTAACAATGTATTTGAAGATTGCCTGACCTCCGGAAACGCTCATGGAAGCAAAGGTGAATGGGGCGAAGCCGTAATCACGATTACCCCCTCGCACCGGCCTCAAGATACCAAAGCCAAGCCTTACCATACAAATATTTGTATCCGGAATAATGTTTTCAAAGTATTCGATGCTCCGCTTATCCATGCCCGGTCAGTAAGAAATCTTTCGTTTATTGAAAATGAAGTTGTCAAGACTTACTCTTATAAACCTTACACATGGCAAAAGTCAGCTTTTCAGTTGGATGGTTGCCGCCATGTAGTAATTAAAAAGAACAGGCTGGACAAAGATTACACCACGCGGGATATCCGTATTGAACACATGAAAAAATCAGATGTGAGAGTAGCGAAAGGGCAACAATTTAAAATAGATTTTTAAAATCCTCACGATTCGGAGATCCTGCGTCAAGCGCGAGACAACAGAAGCAGGCAGAGGTTGCTTTGGGTTTAAACAGATAGAATAAGTTTCAAAAGAAAAGCTTTTTAATGATAGTGAATTCCTCCCCACCCGGCAAAATCCAAGAAGGTACCTTCCCATAAGCTAACTCATCTAGCTAAGACCAAATTTTGTATGAACAAAAGAATAAATCGCTTTGTTGATATAAAAAATCAAATAAATGGCAAAGCAGTCAAGTAATAAGAAAAAGTTCAGTTTTTCTACTTTGATCAGCATTTTAAAAGATACTTTTCAAGGATTTCTAGATGATAATGTTACGAGATTAAGCGCAGCATTAGCTTATGCAACATTATTTTCTATCATTCCTTTTTTGTCACTCCTCATCACCATCGGTGTATTTGTACATATAGATTTGGCAAGCCAGTTATATACACAATTAGAACCCATTGTGGGGGCTGATGTGGTTGAGCAACTAAAAGCGATTATAGGAAATGCAGAGAAAACAGATTCTTCTACTTTTACTACCCTGGTAAGCTTGGGAGTCTCTATCTTTGGCGCAACCACTATTTTTGCTGAAATACAAGGTTCGTTGAACACGATATGGGGAATAAAAGCCATCCCCAAAAAAAGCTGGCTTAAATACATCAAAACGCGGCTGCTTTCCTTCTCTATCATTCTCGTATTCGCTTTTATCCTACTGATAACATTTACGATCACCCAACTTATCGGAAGTTTAAGTGACAGATTTATGGCTAGTTATCCTGATGTGGCGGAATCACTAGTCAAGATAGTAGGTGCACTTATAAATATAGGAGTTACGGCCATTATATTCGCTTTACTCTTTAAGGTACTGCCGGATGCTAAAATAAAAATTAAAGATGTTATTGTCGGAGCAATTGTAACGACCTTGCTCTTTTTGATAGGGCAATGGGGAATCTCCCTTTATATAGGGATTGCCAATGTGGGAACTGTTTACGGAGCGGCAGCATTTATGGCGATCCTGGTTACATGGATTTACTATTCCGCCATCATTATATATATAGGTGCAGAATTTACCGAAGCATGGGCAAATAAAATGGGGAGTAAGATTTTTCCTGATGAATATGCTGTAGCTACCGAAACAATTGAAATACACAAGAACGGGCCGGTAAAATCAGTAAATAAAACAGAAATAAAAAAGTGACCGGCTTGAGTGATAGACAAGTTTTTATGGGTTCATTGTTCTAATAAATAGAAGTGTTTCGTTTTCTAAGGAAACTTTATTCTCTTTGTTCTTGTGATTTATGAGTTTCTTGCAGAAAATCTAATCGTCCACCGGCCGGTACACGATCGTCCACCAATGGGTACGCGATCGTCTACCGGCTGGTGGACGATCGCGTATCGGTGGGTGGACGATTAAATGTTTAGGATGTTTCCTCTAAAACTTTATAATGAAAGCACTA
The genomic region above belongs to Parabacteroides pacaensis and contains:
- a CDS encoding right-handed parallel beta-helix repeat-containing protein, translated to MKIHLLWLLLLPMTILRISAQEVIQVTQFGAVPNSHANAMSAIKQALAYCKDKSDIILNFPTGRYDFWPTPDENKTDNIGFDLYKMNRLTIEGNGSEFIFHGWMGIAQVKSCSDIRFKNFSVDWDRPLISQAEIVHSTDSYLDVKIDRKSYPYIIENKKIFFLGEDWKLPVLTVYNNLYDKKKKEIVYNTWDDPLGNIFEQQAEELEGGIVRFYGKPPIKPERGTYVSLFHARYAIVGFHLQKSKDILLENLQIYHCLSHGVLGDRTENITMNNASMKVNDTKGRVFSIIADASHFVNCKGVIKVENCAHTGQGDDFMNVHGRNVIITDISDNKTIEVKTDGSYMAPTDQVWFIKQEDAQRGEIRTVKTVVPITTQNKITGYKISFTKPLPKGIKKNDFIENKTWTAGLELRNCQILKRHRARGILVTTPKKVIIENNYFRTAGTAILIEGDTDYWYESGANNNVQIRNNVFEDCLTSGNAHGSKGEWGEAVITITPSHRPQDTKAKPYHTNICIRNNVFKVFDAPLIHARSVRNLSFIENEVVKTYSYKPYTWQKSAFQLDGCRHVVIKKNRLDKDYTTRDIRIEHMKKSDVRVAKGQQFKIDF
- a CDS encoding YihY/virulence factor BrkB family protein, with the translated sequence MAKQSSNKKKFSFSTLISILKDTFQGFLDDNVTRLSAALAYATLFSIIPFLSLLITIGVFVHIDLASQLYTQLEPIVGADVVEQLKAIIGNAEKTDSSTFTTLVSLGVSIFGATTIFAEIQGSLNTIWGIKAIPKKSWLKYIKTRLLSFSIILVFAFILLITFTITQLIGSLSDRFMASYPDVAESLVKIVGALINIGVTAIIFALLFKVLPDAKIKIKDVIVGAIVTTLLFLIGQWGISLYIGIANVGTVYGAAAFMAILVTWIYYSAIIIYIGAEFTEAWANKMGSKIFPDEYAVATETIEIHKNGPVKSVNKTEIKK